From a region of the Haematobia irritans isolate KBUSLIRL chromosome 4, ASM5000362v1, whole genome shotgun sequence genome:
- the Oatp74D gene encoding organic anion transporting polypeptide 74D, giving the protein MNSQDFSDVAVINTAAINSDSSNLKSYPILSNCHDNHNSTKQIEDKSGPLINGQRRDSNQAWTPLLQNGNGKCPSINDDGLASIEHQNGRTMASNNNEELKNLKNEIMHQLPLQSNNNGSMVNGKNGIGHNDKYDELDPLTGLYRQKHDIEESDQDSDRHCDLKKKPGCGLFGCRPKWARNLASTHMFMIVFLVAYVLQGMYMTYFVSVITTIEKLFQIKSKTTGFLLSASEMGQISTAMLLTYFAGRGHRPRWIACGMVLFSIAAFACALPHFIFGKDLLQTTAMLANKNSPHQLRAMPESLAFSGDSQLGYGWNETSVNTISQMVSHPSDLNLCILGNNTQNSSSECNEDRKMEQASHSKITVIVLCIFFASLLSSGIGQTAVSTLGIPYIDDNVASKQSPMYMAITIGVRILGPASGFIVGSFCTRWYVNFSNPGFDASDPRWIGAWWLGPVIIGSLMLLSSIAMFSFPRELKGKKPPSPPIANGGEKVSETPAEPEEKPRLRDFPKTVKRQLSNDILMFRTASCVFHLLPIAGLYTFLPKYLETQFRLAPYDANMIAAFCGILVMGIGIVISGLVILKLKPTARSVAAWIALTALVYSAGMVILMFIGCNMNDFAGYKSTSSLAPASIEPACNAVHHCSCDKEQFAPICGIDGKIYISPCHAGCSSANLRSSDNHTVFSNCSCIPNDLQAFGNTSFEASSGYCDSNCKNFIIFIVIFAVCVFMHSTSEVGSMLLVMRCTHPKDKAMAMGVIQSAIGLFGNVPCPIIYGAVVDSACLIWKSVCGKHGACSLYDADTFRHYFLGITAGIMFLAFIMDLVVWSKAHRIDIAPEENKKDDDIKSSETEYQRATVVSPDTRV; this is encoded by the exons atgaattcccAGGATTTCAGTGATGTTGCTGTTATCAATACAGCGGCAATAAACAGCGATAGCAGTAATCTCAAATCATATCCCATACTCAGTAATTGTCATGATAATCACAACTCCACAAAACAGATTGAGGACAAATCCGGACCACTGATTAATGGGCAAAGACGTGATTCTAATCAGGCCTGGACACCACTTCTACAAAATGGCAATGGCAAATGTCCAAGCATAAACGATGATGGCTTGGCAAGCATAGAGCACCAAAATGGCAGAACTATGGCTAGCAATAATAATGAGGAACTAAAGAatcttaaaaatgaaattatgcatCAATTACCACTGCAGTCGAACAATAATGGCTCCATGGTGAATGGGAAAAATGGTATTGGTCACAATGACAAATACGATGAGCTAGACCCTCTGACAGGGCTTTATAGACAAAAACATGATATCGAAGAATCGGACCAGGATTCCGATCGTCATTGTGATTTGAAGAAGAAACCCGGTTGTGGTCTGTTTGGTTGCAGACCCAAGTGGGCTAGGAATTTGGCCTCGACCCATATGTTTATGATAGTCTTTCTGGTGGCTTATGTACTGCAGGGTATGTACATGACCTATTTTGTATCGGTCATTACCACCATCGAGAAGCTATTTCAGATCAAATCAAAAACGACAGGCTTCCTGCTGAGTGCCAGTGAAATGGGACAAATAAGTACGGCCATGTTGCTTACGTATTTTGCTGGACGTGGCCATCGGCCACGATGGATTGCTTGTGGTATGGTGCTCTTTTCGATAGCTGCTTTTGCCTGTGCCCTAccgcattttatttttggcaaaGATCTCCTACAGACCACTGCTATGTTGGCAAATAAAAACTCACCACATCAGCTGAGAGCAATGCCTGAGAGCTTAGCATTCAGCGGCGATTCCCAAttgggatatggatggaatgagACCAGTGTTAATACCATATCTCAAATGGTTTCTCATCCCTCAGATTTGAATCTCTGTATTTTGGGTAATAATACTCAAAATTCCAGTTCGG AATGCAATGAAGATCGTAAAATGGAACAAGCCTCTCACTCCAAAATTACCGTCATTGTTTTATGCATTTTCTTTGCAAGTCTTTTAAGTTCCGGTATTGGCCAAACTGCTGTTTCCACCTTGGGCATTCCCTATATAGATGATAATGTGGCCAGCAAACAGTCGCCCATGTATATGGCCATCACAATTGGTGTGCGGATTTTGGGTCCAGCATCTGGTTTCATTGTTGGTTCATTTTGCACGCGTTGGTATGTGAACTTCTCTAATCCTGGCTTCGATGCCAGTGATCCACGATGGATCGGTGCCTGGTGGTTGGGTCCTGTCATTATTGGATCTCTAATGTTGTTGTCATCAATAGCCATGTTCTCATTTCCCAGAGAGTTGAAAGGAAAGAAGCCACCATCACCACCAATAGCAAATGGTGGAGAAAAAGTATCGGAAACACCAGCCGAACCAGAAGAGAAGCCGAGATTAAGAG attTTCCAAAAACAGTGAAACGTCAACTAAGCAATGATATCCTTATGTTTCGAACTGCGTCATGTGTATTCCATCTGTTGCCCATTGCTGGTCTCTATACCTTTTTGCCCAAATATCTAGAAACACAATTTCGATTGGCACCCTATGATGCCAATATGATTGCTGCTTTCTGTGGCATTTTGGTGATGGGTATTGGCATAGTCATCTCCGGTTTGGTTATATTGAAACTTAAACCCACTGCACGATCTGTGGCCGCATGGATAGCCTTAACAGCTTTGGTATATTCAGCCGGTATGGTCATATTAATGTTTATCGGTTGCAATATGAATGATTTTGCTGGTTATAAATCAACTTCAAGTTTGGC ACCTGCCTCAATCGAACCTGCTTGCAATGCTGTCCATCACTGCTCTTGTGATAAGGAACAATTCGCTCCCATTTGTGGTATTGATGGTAAAATCTATATATCCCCTTGCCACGCTGGATGCTCATCGGCAAATTTGCGTAGTAGTGATAACCACACGGTATTCTCAAATTGTTCATGCATTCCAAATG ATCTACAAGCGTTTGGAAACACATCCTTTGAGGCTTCAAGTGGTTATTGTGATagtaattgcaaaaattttatcattttcatTGTTATTTTTGCCGTTTGTGTTTTTATGCATTCCACATCTGAGGTGGGCAGTATGTTGTTGGTAATGCGTTGTACACATCCCAAAG acaaagccaTGGCTATGGGAGTTATACAATCGGCCATAGGTCTATTCGGTAATGTTCCTTGTCCTATAATTTATGGTGCTGTTGTGGATTCCGCCTGTCTCATATGGAAATCTGTATGCGGTAAACATGGAGCATGCTCATTATATGATGCTGATACATTTAGACATTACTTTTTAG gtATCACAGCTGGTATTATGTTTTTGGCATTTATAATGGATCTGGTGGTTTGGAGCAAAGCTCATCGTATTGATATTGCACCCGAAGAGAACAAAAAAGACGACGATATAAAATCTTCCGAGACTGAATACCAAAGGGCCACAGTTGTATCACCAGATACTCGAGTTTAA